From the Micromonospora echinofusca genome, the window GCTGGAGCGGGAGATGACCGACGCCAGCGAGCAGTTGGAGTTCGAGCGGGCGGCCCGGTTGCGCGACGACGTGGCCGCGCTGCGGCGGGCCATGGAGAAGCAGACCGTCGTGCTCGGCGACGGCACCGACGCCGACGTGGTCGCGTTCGCCGACGACCCCCTCGAGGCGGCCGTGCAGGTCTTCCACGTCCGCGACGGCCGGGTCCGTGGCCAGCGCGGCTGGGTGGTGGAGAAGACCGAGGAGCTGAGCACGGGCGACCTGGTGCACCACTTCTGCACCCAGGTCTACGGCGGCGAGCAGGGCGAGGCCGACGTGCCCCGCGAGCTGCTCGTGCCGGCGCTGCCCGCCGACGCTGACGCCCTGGCCGACTGGCTCTCCGGTCACCGGGGCAGCCGGGTGAGCCTGCGGGTGCCGCAGCGCGGCGACAAGCGGTCCCTGCTGGAGACGGTCGAGCGCAACGCCAAGGACGCCCTCGCCCGGCACAAGCTGCGCCGGGCCGGCGACCTGACCACCCGGAGCAAGGCGCTCGACGAGATCACCGAGGCGCTCGACATGCGCACCTCGCCGCTGCGCATCGAGTGTTTCGACATCTCGCAGATGCAGGGCACCGACGTGGTGGCGAGCATGGTCGTCTTCGAGGACGGGCTGCCGCGCAAGAGCGAATACCGGCGCTTCATCATCCGTGGCGCCACCGACGACCTCTCCGCGATGTCCGAGGTGCTGCGCCGCCGTTTCGCCCGCTACCTCGACGCCCGCGCCGAGACCGGCGAGGCGGGCGTCGAGCCGGCCGACGATCCGGTCGCCCCGGCCGGGCAGCCCGCGCCGATCGAGCCCTCTCAGCCCGACGGGTCCGACGAGCGCACCGTCGGCGCCCTGATCGACCCGACCACCGGCCGGCCGCGCAGGTTCGCGTACCCGCCGCAGCTGGTGGTGGTCGACGGCGGTGCGCCGCAGGTCGCGGCGGCGGCCCAGGCCCTGGCGGAGCTGGGCATCGACGACGTGGCGCTGTGCGGCCTGGCCAAGCGGCTGGAGGAGGTCTGGCTGCCCGACGACGAGTTCCCGGTCATCCTGCCGCGCACCTCGGAGGGGCTCTACCTGCTGCAGCGGGTACGCGACGAGGCGCACCGCTTCGCCATCACCTTCCACCGGCAGCGGCGCTCCAAGCGGATGACCGAGTCGGCGCTGGACAGGGTGCCCGGCCTGGGGGAGGTGCGGCGCAAGGCGCTGCTGCGGCACTTCGGCTCGCTCAAGCGCCTCTCCGCGGCCACTGTGGAGGAGATCACCGAGGTGCCGGGCGTGGGCCGGCGCACCGCCGAGGCGATCCTCGCCGCGCTCGGCGGCGAGGCGAAGGCCCCGGCGGCGGACTGACCGCACCGCCCCGGCTCACGTGCGCCGAGGGCCGGCCGGCTGGCTCCGCCGGCCGGTGGTCACTCCGCCAGGACGGCAAGGATCTGCTCGCCGTACTTCGCGAGCTTGTTCTCGCCGACGCCGCTGACCGCGGACAGCTCGGCCAGCGACGTCGGCGCGTCGGTGGCGATCTGCCGCAGCGTGGCGTCGTGGAAGATCACGTACGCCGGGACGCCCTGTTCCTTCGCGGTGGCTCCCCGCCAGGCGCGCAGCCGCTCGAAGACCCCGGTGGCGGTGGGGGAGAGCTCCGTGACGACGGTGGCCGCCCCGCGCGGCTTGGCCGCCCGGGACGAGGCGACCTTCTCCGGCTCGCGGCGCATCATGACCGTGCGGCGGCGGCCCAGCACCTCGGCGCTGGCCTCGGTCAGGGCCAGCGTGCCGTAGTCGCCCTCGACGGCCAGCAGGCCCTCGGCCAGCAGTTGCCGCACCACGCCGCGCCACTCGGCCTCGCGCAGCTCGCTGCCGATGCCGAAGACGGTCAGCGAGTCGTGGCCGTACTGGGTGACCTTGTCCGTGGCGCGGCCGAGCAGGATGTCGACGCAGTGCCCCGCGCCGAAGCGCTGGTTGCGTTCCCGGTCGAGCCGGTAGACCGTGGAGAGCAGCTTCTGTGCCGCGACGGTGCCGTCCCAGGACTCCGGCGGGGTGAGGCAGGTGTCGCAGTTGCCGCAGGCGGCCGTCGCCTTCTCGCCGAAGTAGTCGAGCAGCTGGCCGCGCCGGCAACGGACCGTCTCGCAGAGGGCGAGCATCGCGTCGAGGTGGGCCGCGAGGTTGCGCCGGTGCGCGAGGTCCCCGTCGGAGGTCTCGATCATCTTGCGCTGCTGCACCACGTCCTGGAGCCCGTACGCCAGCCAGGCGGTCGACGGCAGCCCGTCGCGCCCGGCGCGACCGGTCTCCTGGTAGTAGCCCTCGACCGACTTCGGCAGGTCGAGGTGGGCGACGAAACGGACGTCGGGCTTGTCGATGCCCATGCCGAAGGCGATGGTCGCCACCATCACCAGGCCGTCCTCGCGCAGGAAGCGCTGCTGGTTGCGCGCGCGGGTCGCCGCGTCCAGGCCCGCGTGGTAGGGCAGCGCGGCGACGCCGTTGGCGGCCAGGAAGTCCGCCGTCTTCTCCACCGAGGCGCGCGAGAGGCAGTAGACGATGCCCGCGTCGCCGGGATGCTCGTCGCGCAGCAGGCTCAGCAGCTGCTTGCGCGGCTCGCGCTTGGGCACGATCCGGTACTGGATGTTGGGCCGGTCGAAGCTGGCCACGAAGTGCCGGGCGTCGGCGAGCTTGAGCCGGGTGGCGATCTCGTCGCGGGTCGCGCTGGTCGCGGTGGCGGTGAGCGCGATGCGGGGCACGTCCGGCCAGCGCTCGTGCAGCATCGACAGGGCGAGGTAGTCGGGGCGGAAGTCGTGCCCCCACTGCGACACGCAGTGCGCCTCGTCGATGGCGAACAGGGCGATGCGGCCCCGGTCGAGCAGCTGCTGCACGCCTCGGGTGCCCAGCGCCTCGGGGGCGAGGTAGAGCAGGTCCAGCTCGCCGGCGACGAACGCCCGCTCCACGGCGCGGCGGGCGTCGAGGTCCTGGGTGGAGTTGAGGAAGCCGGCCCGCACGCCGACCGCCGTCAGCGCGTCGACCTGGTCCTGCATCAGCGCGATCAGGGGGGAGACCACCACCGCCACGCCGTCGCGGACCAGCGCCGGGATCTGGTAGCACAGCGACTTGCCGCCGCCGGTGGGCATCAGGACCAGCGCGTCGCCGCCGGCCACCACGTGGTCGATGACCTCCTGCTGGAAGCCGCGGAAGGCGTCGTAGCCGAAGACCCGGCGCAACACCTCCAGGACGGCGGAGGAGCGCAGGTCGGTGGGGGAAGCCATCCGGGGATTCTACGAACCTCCCCCGACAGCCGGTGCGGGCGAGCGGCCCGGGCGCGCCGGGCGGCCGGCACCGCGGGCGTACGACGGTCGGCCCGGCGTGGCGGGATAGAGTCGCTGATTGACCACGCGCGGCCGGGGGTGCCGGCCGCGGCGCCACGGCTTGGGGGTAGCGGGTGAGCGAGGCGCGTACGGCCGAGGAACGGAGCGTGACGGTGACCGGGCAGCACACACCGGCGGAGTCGGACACCACCCTGGTGGTGGTCACCGGTCTCTCCGGCGGCGGTCGCAGCACGGTGGCGAGGGCGTTGGAGAACGTCGGGTTCTACGTGGTGGACAACCTGCCCCAGGCGCTCATGCTCGACATGGCCGAGCTGGCGTTCAAGGCGGGCGGGGCGGCCCGGCGTACGGCGATGGTGCTGGACGTGCGCTCGCGCGCCTTCTCCACCGACCTGGCGGGGGCGATCCGGGAGCTCAAGGAGCGCGGCTTCTCGCCCCGGGTGGTCTTCGTCGACGCCGACGACGAGGTGCTGATCCGCCGGTTCGAGAGCGTCCGGCGCTCGCACCCGTTGCAGGGCGACGGGCGCCTCGCCGACGGCATCGCGGTCGAGCGCGGCCTGCTGGAGGAGGCCCGCGACCAGGCGGACGTGATCATCGACACCAGCCACCTGAACGTCAACCAGCTGCGCCGGCGCGTCGAGGAGCTCTTCGGCGGCGAGGACGCCCGCCGGCTGCGCGTCACCGTGCTCTCCTTCGGCTTCAAGTACGGCCTGCCGCCCGACGCCGACTTCGTGCTCGACGCCCGGTTCCTGCCCAATCCGTACTGGGTGCCGGAGCTGCGCGAGCACACCGGCCGCGAGGAGGCGGTCAGCTCGTACGTGCTCGGGCAGGAGGGCGCGGACGCCTTCGTCGGCTCGTACGCGGACCTGGTCAACGCCACCACCGTCGGCTTCGAGCGGGAGGGCAAGCGCTACCTGACCGTGGCGGTCGGCTGCACGGGCGGCAAGCACCGCAGCGTGGCCATCGCCGAGGAGCTGGCGGCCCGGCTGCGCCACTCGGGTCTGGCCGCCAACGCCCAGCACCGCGACCTGGGGCGCGAGTGACGGCGACGCGCGTGGTCGCGTTCGGCGGCGGGCACGGCCTGTCCGCCTCGCTGCGTGCCCTGCGCCGCTGCGCCCCGGAGCTGGACCTGGACATCACGGCGGTGGTCACCGTCGGCGACGACGGCGGCTCCAGCGGCCGGCTGCGCGCGGAGCGGGGCGGCCTGCCCCCGGGCGACCTGCGGCAGGCGCTCGTGGCGCTGGCCGGGGACCACCCGGCCACCCGCCGCAGCGCGGGGCTCTTCCAGCACCGCTTCGCCGAGGTGCCGCCGCCCGCCCACGGCCCGACTCCCGCCGGGGACGGATCGGCGGGGCGCCTTGCGGTCTCCGGTAACGGGCGGGCCCCTTCCGGTCCGAAGCCGGCCGGAGGGACGGCCGGCGGGGTCGGCGGAGGGCGCGCGGGTACCGGTGCGACCGGGCGGGCGGGTGACGGCGACGGCGGGCTGGCCGGGCACGCGGTGGGCAACCTGGTGCTGTGCGGGCTGATGGAGCTGCTCGGCGACCCGGTGGCCGCCCTGGAGCACGCGGGCGCGATGCTCGGCGCGGTGGGCCGGGTGCTGCCGATGTCGTGCGAGCCGGTGGGGATCGAGGCGCGGGTGCGCGGCGCCGATCCGCGCCGGCCGGACGAGGTGCGTACGGTCGCCGGCCAGCATCAGGTCGCGGTGACCACCGGTCGGGTGGAGTCGTTGCGGCTCACCCCGGCCGCGCCGGAGGCCTGCCCGCAGGCGGTCGCCGCGATCGGCGCGGCCGACTGGCTGATCTTCGGGCCGGGCAGCTGGTACACGAGCGTGCTGCCGCACCTGCTGGTGCCGCAGCTCGCCGCCGCCATCGTCGCCAGCCCGGCGCGGCGGCTCGTCACGTTGAACCTCGCCGCCGAGAAGGAGACCTCCGGGCTCTCCCAGGCCGACCACCTGGCCGCGCTGCGCGCGTACCTGCCGGAGCTGAGGGTCGACCGTGTGGTCGCCGATTCCAAGGCGGCGGGTGACCCCGAACCGGTCGAACGTGCGGCAGAATCGCTGGGTGCCCGCCTGGTCCTCGCTCCCGTCGCGGTCACCGACGGCACTCCCCGTCATGATCCGGCCGCCCTGGGCGCCGCACTGGTGCCTGTCCTGGGCGCCGATCGTTAGACACGTACGTAATCTCCGGCGACACGCCGGAACAGGTCCGTGAGGGGACGCACAATGGCGATGACGGCTGCGGTCAAGGACGAGCTGAGTCGGGTCGACGTGCCCAAGCCCTGCTGCCGGCGGGCGGAGATGGCGGCGCTGCTGCGCTTCGCCGGCGGGCTGCACATCGTCTCCGGTCGGGTCGTGGTGGAGGCCGAACTCGACACGGGGGCGGTGGCCCGGCGGCTGCGACGGGAGATCGCGGAGGTCTACGGCTATCCGAGCGAGATCCACGTGCTCGCGTCCGGTGGCCTGCGCAAGGGCAGCCACTTCATCGTGCGGGTGGTCAAGGACGGTGAGGCCCTCGCGCGGCAGACGGGGCTGCTCGACGTGCGGGGACGCCCGGTGCGGGGCCTGCCGCCGCACGTCGTGGCCGCGAACGTCTGCTGCGCGGTGTCGGCGTGGCGTGGCGCGTTCATGGCGCACGGCTCGCTGACGGAGCCGGGTCGCTCCAGTGCGCTGGAGATCACCTGCCCCGGCCCGGAGTCGGCGTTGGCCCTGGTGGGCGCGGCCCGGCGCATCGGCATCACCGCCAAGAACCGCGAGGTGCGCGGCGTGGACCGGGTGGTGGTCAAGGACGGCGACGCGATCGCCGCGCTGCTCACCCGGATCGGCGCCCACTCCAGCGTGCTGGCCTGGGAGGAGCGCCGGGTACGCCGCGAGGTGCGGGCCACGGCCAACCGGCTGGCCAACTTCGACGACGCCAACCTGCGCCGCTCGGCGCGGGCCGCGGTCGCCGCCGCCGCCCGGGTGACCCGGGCGCTGGAGATCCTCGCCGAGGACGCGCCCAACCACCTCACCTCGGCCGGCCGGCTGCGCCTGGAGCACCGGCAGGCCTCGCTGGAGGAGTTGGGCGCGTTGGCCGACCCGCCGTTGACCAAGGACGCCATCGCCGGCCGGATCCGCCGGTTGCTCGCGCTGGCCGACAAGCGGGCCCGGGACCTGGGCATCCCGGATACGGAAGCGGCCGTCACGCCCGACATGCTCGTGGTCTGATAGGACGGAGCGGGTCGGCGGTGCCGGTGGGGTCACCACCCGGCGCTGCACTGCGCCGCACGCTCGGATAGGGTCGCTGCGTACGGCAAGGAGGCCGGCACAGGCATTCCTCGCCGTGCACACCGCCTCGGGCGGTCAGGTCCTTCGAGACCGCGGCGGGGTGGCCGAGATGAACCGTCAACGGCCGGCTCCAACGGTCGGCGCACACACCTCCGCCGGCCCGGGTCTGACGCCGGCGGACCAGAACGCAAGGAGATGGGACCTGTGACCATCCGGGTTGGCATCAACGGCTTCGGCCGGATCGGCCGCAACTTCTTCCGGGCAGTGCTGGCGTCCGGCGCTGACATCGAGGTCGTGGCGGTCAACGACCTGACCGACAACGCGACGCTCGCCCACCTGCTCAAGTACGACAGCATCCTGGGCCGCCTCCCGCACGAGGTGAAGGCCACCGCCGACGAGATCACCGTGGGTGGCAAGACCATCAAGGCGTACGCCGAGAAGGACCCGTCGAAGCTGCCGTGGGGCGAGGTCGGCGCGGACGTCGTCATCGAGTCCACCGGCTTCTTCACCGACGCCACCAAGGCGAAGGCGCACGTCGACGGCGGGGCCAAGAAGGTCATCATCTCCGCCCCGGCGAAGAACGAGGACGTCACGGTCGTCATGGGCGTCAACCACGACCAGTACGACCCGGCCAAGCACACCATCATCTCGAACGCCTCCTGCACCACCAACTGCCTGGCGCCGATGGCGAAGGTCCTGCACGACACGTTCGGCATCCAGCACGGCCTGATGACGACGATCCACGCGTACACCCAGGACCAGAACCTCCAGGACGCGCCGCACAAGGACCTGCGTCGGGCCCGCGCCGCCGCGCTGAACATCGTGCCGACCTCGACCGGCGCGGCGAAGGCGATCGGCCTGGTGCTGCCGGAGCTCAAGGGCAAGCTGGACGGCTACGCGCTGCGCGTGCCGATCCCGACCGGCTCGGCCACCGACCTCACGGTCGACGTCGCCCGGGAGACCACGGTGGACGAGGTCAACGCCGCGCTGAAGGCCGCCGCCGAGGGGCCGCTCAAGGGCGTCCTGGTCTACAACGAGGACCCGATCGTCTCCGCCGACATCGTCACCGACCCGGCGTCGTGCATCTTCGACGCGCCGCTGACCAAGGTCGTCGGCAACCAGGTCAAGGTCGTCGGCTGGTACGACAACGAGTGGGGCTACTCGAACCGCCTGGTCGACCTGGTCAAGCTGGTCGGTCAGTCGCTGTGAGCATCCGTACCCTCGACGACCTGCTCGCCGAGGGGGTGTCGGGTCGGCGCGTGCTGGTGCGCGCCGACCTGAACGTCCCGCTCGACAAGCAGACCGGCGACATCACCGACGACGGCCGCATCCGGGCCGTGCTGCCGACCCTCAGCGCCCTCACCGGAGCCGGCGCCAAGGTGGTCGTCTGCTCGCACCTGGGCCGCCCGAAGGGCGCGCCGGACCCGCAGTTCAGCCTGGGCCCGGTCGCCGGGCGGCTCGGTGAGCTGCTCGGCACGCGGGTGCACTTCGCCACCGACACCGTCGGCGAGTCCGCCCGCTCCACCGTGGACGCGCTCGCCGACGGCGAGGTCGCGCTGCTGGAGAACCTGCGCTTCAACGCCGGCGAGACCAGCAAGGATGACGCTGAGCGGGGCGCCTTCGCCGACCAGCTCGCCGCGTTCGGCGACGCCTACGTCGACGACGCGTTCGGCGCGGTGCACCGCAAGCACGCCAGCGTGCACGACGTGCCGGCCCGGCTGCCGCACGTCGCCGGCCGGCTGGTGCTGCGCGAGGTGGAGGTCCTGTCCCGGCTGACCGGCGAGCCGGAGCGCCCGTACGTGGTGGTGCTCGGCGGCTCGAAGGTCTCCGACAAGCTGGCGGTGATCGAGGCGCTGCTGCCGACGGTCGACCGGCTGCTGATCGGCGGCGGCATGTGCTTCACCTTCCTCAAGGCCCAGGGCCACGAGGTGGGCTCCTCGCTGCTGGAGGAGGAGATGGTCGAGACCTGCCGCACCCTGCTGGAGCGCTCCGAGGGCAAGATCATGCTCCCGGTCGACGTGGTGGCCGCGGACGCGTTCGCCCCGGACGCCGCGCACGACACCGTGCCGGCCGACGGCATCCCGAGCAAGCGGGTCGGGCTCGACATCGGGCCGGAGACGGTCGCCGGCTTCGCCGTCGCCCTCAAGGGCGCGCGGACGATCTTCTGGAACGGCCCGATGGGCGTGTTCGAGATGCCGGCGTTCGCCCACGGCACCCGGGGGATCGCCGAGACGATCGCCAAGGCCGACGCGTTCACGGTCGTCGGTGGCGGTGACTCCGCGGCGGCGGTACGGGCCCTGGGGCTGGACGAGTCGTCCTTCGGGCACATCTCCACCGGCGGTGGCGCCTCCCTGGAATACCTGGAGGGCAAGACCCTCCCCGGCATCGCGGCCCTGGAGAACTGATGGCGAGCGTCACCCGTCGGCCCCTGATGGCCGGCAACTGGAAGATGAACTGCAACCACCTCGAGGCCAACCTGCTGGTGCAGAAGCTGGCGGCCAGCCTCACCGAGAAGCAGCTCACCGACGTCGAGACGGTGGTCCTGCCGCCGTTCACCGACCTGCGTACGGTCCAGACCGCCGTCGACGGCGACAAGCTGCTCATCGGCTACGGCGCGCAGGACCTCTCGCCGCACGCGTCGGGGGCCTACACGGGCGACATCTCCGGCTCGATGCTGGCGAAGCTCGGCTGCACGTACGTGGTGATCGGGCACTCCGAGCGACGGGCCTACCACCACGAGGACGACGCGATCGTCAACGCCAAGGTGCAGGCGGCGCTGACCCACGGGCTCACCCCGATCCTCTGCGTGGGGGAGGGGCTCGACGTGCGCGACCAGGGCACCCACGTGGCGCACTGCAGCGACCAGCTCGACGGCGCCCTGAAGGGGCTGACCGCCGAGCAGGTGGCGAAGGTCGTGGTGGCCTACGAGCCGGTCTGGGCGATCGGCACGGGCAAGACGGCCACCCCCGAGGACGCCCAGGAGGTGTGCGGCGCGGTCCGTCAGCGCCTGGCCGAGTCCTTCGGTCAGGACACCGCCGACAAGGTCCGGGTCCTCTACGGCGGGTCGGTCAAGTCCTCCAACGTCGCGGCGATCATGGCCCAGCCGGACGTCGACGGGGCGTTGGTGGGCGGCGCGAGCCTGGACGCCGAGGAGTTCGCGAAGATCTGCCGGTTCCCGGAGCACATCTCCCGCTGATCGCTCGCTATCCTTGACTCCGCCCGTCCGTCGGTCGGTGCCACCGTGCCCGATCTGCCCGGGCGAGGATCGTAACGAGAGGACTGACCCCAGCCATGCCGATCTGGTTCGCATACACGTTGATCGTGTTGCTGGTCATCACGAGCGTTCTGTTGACCATGCTGATCCTGCTGCACCGCGGTAAGGGCGGCGGGTTGTCGAGCATGTTCGGCGGTGGCGTCAGCTCCAGCCTCGCCGGGTCCTCGGTGGCGGAGAAGAACCTCGACCGCTACACCGTCCTGGTGGGCATCGTCTGGTTCGCCTGCATCGTCGGGCTGGGGCTCTGGCTCCGCCTCCAGATGGCCAGCGGCACGGTCTGAGCCCGCCGAGTCGTAGAATCTGCGCGCGGTCCGTCACCGACGGGCCGCGCGCAGTTTGTTCCACCCGCTGCACCGCGTCGCCCGCCGCCCCTCCGGCGGCGGTTCCCCTCCGACGACAGGAGCGAGCAGCCGTGCCCATTGGCAACGTCATCCGGGGCACC encodes:
- the uvrC gene encoding excinuclease ABC subunit UvrC — translated: MADPSTYRPAPGTIPESPGVYRFRDGTGRVIYVGKAKNLRSRLNSYFGDIWNLHERTRQMVTTAESVDWVTVGTEVEALQQEFTEIKQYDPRFNVRYRDDKSYPYLAVTLDEEFPRLQVMRGAKRKGVRYFGPYSHAWAIRETLDLLLRVFPARTCSAGVFKRASQVGRPCLLGYIGKCSAPCVGSVTPERHREIVDGFCDFMAGRTDTMVRRLEREMTDASEQLEFERAARLRDDVAALRRAMEKQTVVLGDGTDADVVAFADDPLEAAVQVFHVRDGRVRGQRGWVVEKTEELSTGDLVHHFCTQVYGGEQGEADVPRELLVPALPADADALADWLSGHRGSRVSLRVPQRGDKRSLLETVERNAKDALARHKLRRAGDLTTRSKALDEITEALDMRTSPLRIECFDISQMQGTDVVASMVVFEDGLPRKSEYRRFIIRGATDDLSAMSEVLRRRFARYLDARAETGEAGVEPADDPVAPAGQPAPIEPSQPDGSDERTVGALIDPTTGRPRRFAYPPQLVVVDGGAPQVAAAAQALAELGIDDVALCGLAKRLEEVWLPDDEFPVILPRTSEGLYLLQRVRDEAHRFAITFHRQRRSKRMTESALDRVPGLGEVRRKALLRHFGSLKRLSAATVEEITEVPGVGRRTAEAILAALGGEAKAPAAD
- the recQ gene encoding DNA helicase RecQ; translated protein: MASPTDLRSSAVLEVLRRVFGYDAFRGFQQEVIDHVVAGGDALVLMPTGGGKSLCYQIPALVRDGVAVVVSPLIALMQDQVDALTAVGVRAGFLNSTQDLDARRAVERAFVAGELDLLYLAPEALGTRGVQQLLDRGRIALFAIDEAHCVSQWGHDFRPDYLALSMLHERWPDVPRIALTATATSATRDEIATRLKLADARHFVASFDRPNIQYRIVPKREPRKQLLSLLRDEHPGDAGIVYCLSRASVEKTADFLAANGVAALPYHAGLDAATRARNQQRFLREDGLVMVATIAFGMGIDKPDVRFVAHLDLPKSVEGYYQETGRAGRDGLPSTAWLAYGLQDVVQQRKMIETSDGDLAHRRNLAAHLDAMLALCETVRCRRGQLLDYFGEKATAACGNCDTCLTPPESWDGTVAAQKLLSTVYRLDRERNQRFGAGHCVDILLGRATDKVTQYGHDSLTVFGIGSELREAEWRGVVRQLLAEGLLAVEGDYGTLALTEASAEVLGRRRTVMMRREPEKVASSRAAKPRGAATVVTELSPTATGVFERLRAWRGATAKEQGVPAYVIFHDATLRQIATDAPTSLAELSAVSGVGENKLAKYGEQILAVLAE
- the rapZ gene encoding RNase adapter RapZ, with product MTGQHTPAESDTTLVVVTGLSGGGRSTVARALENVGFYVVDNLPQALMLDMAELAFKAGGAARRTAMVLDVRSRAFSTDLAGAIRELKERGFSPRVVFVDADDEVLIRRFESVRRSHPLQGDGRLADGIAVERGLLEEARDQADVIIDTSHLNVNQLRRRVEELFGGEDARRLRVTVLSFGFKYGLPPDADFVLDARFLPNPYWVPELREHTGREEAVSSYVLGQEGADAFVGSYADLVNATTVGFEREGKRYLTVAVGCTGGKHRSVAIAEELAARLRHSGLAANAQHRDLGRE
- a CDS encoding gluconeogenesis factor YvcK family protein, producing the protein MTATRVVAFGGGHGLSASLRALRRCAPELDLDITAVVTVGDDGGSSGRLRAERGGLPPGDLRQALVALAGDHPATRRSAGLFQHRFAEVPPPAHGPTPAGDGSAGRLAVSGNGRAPSGPKPAGGTAGGVGGGRAGTGATGRAGDGDGGLAGHAVGNLVLCGLMELLGDPVAALEHAGAMLGAVGRVLPMSCEPVGIEARVRGADPRRPDEVRTVAGQHQVAVTTGRVESLRLTPAAPEACPQAVAAIGAADWLIFGPGSWYTSVLPHLLVPQLAAAIVASPARRLVTLNLAAEKETSGLSQADHLAALRAYLPELRVDRVVADSKAAGDPEPVERAAESLGARLVLAPVAVTDGTPRHDPAALGAALVPVLGADR
- the whiA gene encoding DNA-binding protein WhiA translates to MAMTAAVKDELSRVDVPKPCCRRAEMAALLRFAGGLHIVSGRVVVEAELDTGAVARRLRREIAEVYGYPSEIHVLASGGLRKGSHFIVRVVKDGEALARQTGLLDVRGRPVRGLPPHVVAANVCCAVSAWRGAFMAHGSLTEPGRSSALEITCPGPESALALVGAARRIGITAKNREVRGVDRVVVKDGDAIAALLTRIGAHSSVLAWEERRVRREVRATANRLANFDDANLRRSARAAVAAAARVTRALEILAEDAPNHLTSAGRLRLEHRQASLEELGALADPPLTKDAIAGRIRRLLALADKRARDLGIPDTEAAVTPDMLVV
- the gap gene encoding type I glyceraldehyde-3-phosphate dehydrogenase, translated to MTIRVGINGFGRIGRNFFRAVLASGADIEVVAVNDLTDNATLAHLLKYDSILGRLPHEVKATADEITVGGKTIKAYAEKDPSKLPWGEVGADVVIESTGFFTDATKAKAHVDGGAKKVIISAPAKNEDVTVVMGVNHDQYDPAKHTIISNASCTTNCLAPMAKVLHDTFGIQHGLMTTIHAYTQDQNLQDAPHKDLRRARAAALNIVPTSTGAAKAIGLVLPELKGKLDGYALRVPIPTGSATDLTVDVARETTVDEVNAALKAAAEGPLKGVLVYNEDPIVSADIVTDPASCIFDAPLTKVVGNQVKVVGWYDNEWGYSNRLVDLVKLVGQSL
- a CDS encoding phosphoglycerate kinase; its protein translation is MSIRTLDDLLAEGVSGRRVLVRADLNVPLDKQTGDITDDGRIRAVLPTLSALTGAGAKVVVCSHLGRPKGAPDPQFSLGPVAGRLGELLGTRVHFATDTVGESARSTVDALADGEVALLENLRFNAGETSKDDAERGAFADQLAAFGDAYVDDAFGAVHRKHASVHDVPARLPHVAGRLVLREVEVLSRLTGEPERPYVVVLGGSKVSDKLAVIEALLPTVDRLLIGGGMCFTFLKAQGHEVGSSLLEEEMVETCRTLLERSEGKIMLPVDVVAADAFAPDAAHDTVPADGIPSKRVGLDIGPETVAGFAVALKGARTIFWNGPMGVFEMPAFAHGTRGIAETIAKADAFTVVGGGDSAAAVRALGLDESSFGHISTGGGASLEYLEGKTLPGIAALEN
- the tpiA gene encoding triose-phosphate isomerase, with protein sequence MASVTRRPLMAGNWKMNCNHLEANLLVQKLAASLTEKQLTDVETVVLPPFTDLRTVQTAVDGDKLLIGYGAQDLSPHASGAYTGDISGSMLAKLGCTYVVIGHSERRAYHHEDDAIVNAKVQAALTHGLTPILCVGEGLDVRDQGTHVAHCSDQLDGALKGLTAEQVAKVVVAYEPVWAIGTGKTATPEDAQEVCGAVRQRLAESFGQDTADKVRVLYGGSVKSSNVAAIMAQPDVDGALVGGASLDAEEFAKICRFPEHISR
- the secG gene encoding preprotein translocase subunit SecG, giving the protein MPIWFAYTLIVLLVITSVLLTMLILLHRGKGGGLSSMFGGGVSSSLAGSSVAEKNLDRYTVLVGIVWFACIVGLGLWLRLQMASGTV